A region of the Apium graveolens cultivar Ventura chromosome 6, ASM990537v1, whole genome shotgun sequence genome:
ATTTTGTATCGGGTACTTTCGTATGCATAATATATTTCGCCAAATAAAAAATATCCACTAAACTGTTTTTTCGGTTTTTTAACCGAATCACCCGTAACGGTTTTTCGGTTTGGTTAACCGTTTATCGGTTTCGATTTTTTTCAGTTTTTTCTTACCCCTACTAAATTGTGAATTAAATTTTATGCTGCTAGTACGGATCACACTAAAATTTTGATTTTCAGTTAGGAGGCTTTTAATGTGAATGACTGAAATTTCAAATTTGAATTGAAGGATTATAATGAAAACACTACAAGAAATCTGGCCATTTACGATGGTTTTTTTGAACTaaaatcgtcgtaattgagccatttacgacagaaaaaaatcgtcatttttggtcgagtagtaagttcattttttcgtcacaagataaaattgcgtcgcaagttAGAAAGTAGGGCCCACaaattcaataaaataataaatctacttacgacggaatatATCGTCGTAAGATACCAAAATACGACGAAAAATAAATGTCGTAAGTTTTgtacttacgacggaaaaaacgTCAGATATTACTTTACGGGACCCACTTTTAATAAGGCAAAACATAATATTACGACGGAATATACGAagaacaaccgtcgtaagtttaTTTTACGAGAATAATTACGACGGAATGTATGAagaacaaccgtcgtaagtttgttTTCCAGAATAACCAAATACTGATTTTCCAGTTTTCAGCCTTTTCGGATTTCAAATTGGATCCTAAACCTGTACAATCACAAATACCTATCTACACACAATCGTAGCTCAATCCAATCTGAAACCAAAATCAAATAACAAGCAATCATCCACGGAattgaataaatcaaaatttagAAACATCTATGAATTTTCTTCCCTAATCACAAATTAACTAGATTTTTACATTTCCTCGACATCTAGTTAAAATTAACCAAATATCATTTGGCAGTATTTACAAATTATAATGCTAGACATAGCAGGTTGATATTCACTATATCAACCATAAACCTCATGGCCGAATTCTGTTTGTGTATATAAACTAGAATCAGAATGCATGCTAAGTTTTACATGAACTAATAACTCCCGAAATCAGGCATGTTCATCCGCAAACCCTTATTCTTCTCTTCGTCTTACGGCGTGGCACTCCCGGGGCACATTTCGTCCAACACAATTTTCTTTCCTGTTAATAATTCAAGCAAAATATCCACTTTTACATCAATCCTATTATTACATCAAATCTTTCAAACcaaaatttacaaaaatattaGTATCATTTTGTTAGGCAATTTTCTTATCATTTCAAATAAACCCCAACTCTATTGCCATAAATAGACACAACAAATCTGAGGGTAGAAAAGAATTTAAACCACAAAGTACCTATCTCTATTTCTCATCCTTTGCTACTAATCCAAACATTGACTAGAAGGCTACTACTCCAATAATTAATTACTTTTTTTGATGGCTAGGCTGTCAATTAAATATACCGTGGCAATGCTAATATATACTCCTAGAAGGCTAGAAGTATATGTTGTGTTAACACACTAACCATACATCATATTATGCAGTGATATACTCCTGCTTATAAAATTATACATTTTTTATTTGATATTCTATTTTTGACATGTTTATTCCAAAATTTATAGGAACCAACACGTGGGACATATTTGAGCTTCGTATCCACAAGCGTGTTATTGACCTTTTAGCCAGAAATTTAGAGAAGTATTGGATATGCACAGATTTAATATTAAAGGCAAAGAGAAGGAAAAACACCAGTTCCAACAAGATGAATTGCAGTAGCCAAAACAGCCATTCCACTGCTGAAGCAAAGTGCTCTTTCAGCCTTGTCAAGTTTTGCCAAGATGCTGAGAATAAAAACAGATTCATGCTTAACAGGTAAAGTACATAACAATGAAATATATGTTATGTATCCAACACATATAAAACCTTTCCAATGCATCCCTTGTTGGATTTCCTCCTCTAGTGTAGTCATAGGGACCATATTCGACAGCGTTAGGCTGCAAAATATATTCAAAGTCAGTGCCTTTGCTGAAGTCAAAATATACAAAAAACCTGTAAAGCATATAAAGTTCCTTTCGAGACTCCAATCATGTAAAATATATATAGCAGACTGTAGAATTATTTATGCAATCAAACTAATATTTCTTGAAGTATTACAATCAATTTAAACAAATGCAAGTGACTAAAAAATTGAAAATGTATTTGCCTATACAACACAAGCGTGTTCACATACACAAGTCCTTGTTGCAAGTTCTGCCCTGAAATTTGGCATAAAATATATACATAGATTCATAAACAAAAGTCTCGGCATGATCTTAGAACTCAAGTTACCTGCTTGTAAGTAGCTGTCTGGTAAAGAGGTATACTTGTCGAATGAAAATAAAATTATAGTTGAGTCTAATGCTGATGTTGATGTTGATGCTGATGCTGATGCTTTCACATACTCGTCTAATGATGATGCTTTCACATCCATTTCTTTGTCTCTAAGGCAATTCAGTTCAAATTTCTTAGCTGACAGGAACAAATTCTGTCTACCATTAACGATCTTTTTGCATCCAAAACTCCCTTGTAAGGTGCCTTTCATAAACCCCTGCAACCAAATTTAAATAAGAAATTATTTCACATCAACTTTTATGTATAAAAAAAATAAGCTAAAGGCTAACTGAGCCAAGAGTTTTGCCTTCCGAGCATCAATCTTCTTATAGTGGGATGTTGAATTATGCACAAATTTAAGTATGTACTTACCAAGAAATTATGCACAAATTTAAGAATGTACTTACCAATCGCCCTGAAATTTCTCTTAAAGCTTCTGCCCATCGGAGAGGACAGATCCAACTCCACCTCATCTCTCTCTTCATCCAACATCTTCTCCACACTTATCACACCTACAATTAAACAGACAAACACATCAATTACAATCACTATCAATCAAATTACAAAAAGAATAAGAAATGAAATTGAGAAAAAATAAACACAGTTTACCTCAAATTCAGGtagaataaataaaaattagggCTTGAAATAGTGGGTTTATAAGAGATGAGAGTGTTGCGATAGTGCTAGGGTTTGATGACGAAGGCCAGAGAGAGGGCGAGAAGGCCTTCAGAAAGATATAATAAAAAGGGGTCggggaaaaagaaaaagaaaatggtCAAATTACCCGGCACTTAAAAATTTCAGAATATTTACTCCCTGCAACCCCGTCAATGAAAATAAAATTATAGTTGAGtctattttaaatatatataaattttttctttttctaagcAAAAAAAAGTACTTAATTTAATTAGTttcaaaatataattaattaattaaagaGTTTTTCCATCTTTAGAtacatttaaaattttaattaactaattaaaattttaatttacaaCGATCCAACTTTTtggatgtcaataaataaatatatatattaataatatatccAAAGTTTTAtattagaataattttatttggtttgtcattttaacattgaagcatgagtttgacttgtacaactaactagtgtttaatcctgaatttgtgtttcaattatttaaaaaagaaaaatcaacgatccaaccgtatgcatgtcaatagatatatatatattagtaatataaccaaaatttcatatcaaaataattttatttggtttgacattttaacagtcaaacatcagtttgactaggacggctaactagtgtttatttcTGAATTTGTggttcgattattttaaaaatatttttcatcgattcAACCggatggatgtcaatatatatatatatatatatatatatatatatatatatattagtgatataaccaaaatttcatatcaaaataattttatttggtttgacattttaacagtcaaacatcagtttgactaggacggctaactagtgtttagttctgaatttgtggtttgattattttaaaaatatttttcatcgatccaaccgtatggatgtcaataatatatatattagtgaaaTAACCGAAATTTCATATcaagataattttatttggtttgacattttaacagtcaagcatttgcttgactagtacaactaactagtattgaatcctgaattactcttacgattattttaaaaatatttttcaatgatctaACCGTATgtatgtcaatatatatatattagtgatataaccaaaatttcatatcaaaatatttttatatggtttgacattttaacagtcaggCAACAGTTTATATAGTACAACTAACTggtgttgaatcttgaattagtgtttcgactattttaaaaatatttttcaatgatccaaccggatggatgtcaatagatatatatattagtgatataaccaaaatttcatatcaaaatatttttatttggtttgacattttaacagtcaagtaacAGTTTGaatagtacaactaactagtgttaaatcttgaattagtgtttcgactattttaaaaatatttttcaacgatccaaccggatggatatcaatagata
Encoded here:
- the LOC141663959 gene encoding uncharacterized protein LOC141663959 encodes the protein MKREMRWSWICPLRWAEALREISGRLGFMKGTLQGSFGCKKIVNGRQNLFLSAKKFELNCLRDKEMDVKASSLDEYVKASASASTSTSALDSTIILFSFDKYTSLPDSYLQAA